The genomic stretch GACGCCCGGCCCGATGAGCCGCTTCTTCAGGACCACCAACGACACCCTGCAGCGCTCGGCGGGCGTCTATGCCTCCGACCAGGTGGCGCTCACCAAGTACCTGGAGCTGCTCGGCTCGCTGCGCCTGGACACCTTCGACACCCTGTACGTCGCCACCAACGTGGCGACGAACGGCGCCGCCACGGATCTCTACCTCCCCGCCAAGGACACCTTCCTCAACTGGCGCGCAGGGCTCGTGCTGCACCCGCTCGAGGCCACCAGCCTCTACGCGATGTACGGCACCTCGAAGAACCCCTCCGCCGAGGCGGGCACCCTCACCAACGACACGGTGAGCCTCGAGCCCGAGGACAACCACACCTACGAGGTGGGCGCGAAGGCAGACCTGCTCGAGGAGCGCCTCAGCCTCAGCGCTGCGGTGTTCCGCATCGAGAAGACGAACGCGCGCGTGGCCAACGCCGAGCCGCCGCCCGCGCCTCCGACCATCCTCGGCGGCGAGAACCGCGTGCAGGGCTTCAACGTGGGCATCGCGGGTCAGCCGGTGCGCTGGCTCAACGTGCTCGCCAACTACACCTTCATGGACGCGGAGGTGCTCAGCAACCCGAACCCCGCGGATCCCTCCATCGGTGCGCGCCTGCCGCAGACCCCGAAGCACAGCCTCTCGCTGTGGTCCACGGTGAACCCCGTAAAGGGCCTGAGCCTCGGCGGCGGCGCCGTGTACCAGGACGTCACCGCGGTGAACGTCCCGACCGTGGCGAGCCCCAGCATCAATTACGTGCCCAACTTCTGGCGCTTCGACGCGGTGGCCATCTACGCGTGGCGCAACACCGAGCTGCAGCTGAACCTCAACAACCTCACCAACACGCTCTACTACGCGCAGTACTACGCGGGGCACGCGGTGCCGGCGGACGGCCGCTCCGCCACGCTCAGCGCGCGCGTGCGCTTCTAGCGCGCGCCGCCCCTTGCCGCAGGTGCACGGAGGGCCCTTCTCCCGGGAGGGCCCTCCGTGCCCCGGGGGGGCTCAAGTGTTCGCCGTCACCAGATCGCCGCGGGTGCCGCGCCGCGTCACGGCGATCCTCTTGCAACGCTGTGGCAATAATGGGCCGACCGACCCTGCCGCACCGCGGCGGTGCAGCACTCGCGTTCACCCATCCGTTCCCACAGACGAGGCGGCGATGAAGAGAGTCCTGTTGAGCATCACGGCGGCGCTCCTGTTCGCGGTACCGGCCAGCGCGCAGATCAAGGTGGGCGTGTACGGCCCCTTCACGGGAGGCTCCGCGGGCATGGGCGTGTCCATGCGCAACGGCGCCACGCTCGCGGCGGAGGAGATCAACAAGAGCGGCGGCATCCTCGGCAAGCAGGTGGTGCTGGTCGCCCGCGACGACGAGGCCAAGAACGAGCGCGGCGGGCAGATCATGCAGGAGTTCGTGGACAAGGAGAAGGTGGTGGCGGTGCTCGGCCCCATCAACACCGGCGTCGCGGACTCCTCCACGCGCTACGCGAACGAGGCCAAGGTGCCGGTCATCATCAACGCGAGCGCCGGCGCGAAGGTGAACGAGCTGTTCCCGCAGTACCCGGAGAACTACATCTTCCGCATCGCGGCCAATGACCTCGTGCAGACCGAGATGGTGGTGAAGGAGGCGGTGGACGTGCGCGGGCACAAGAAGCCCGCCATCCTCGCGGACGACACCAACTACGGCCAGGGCGGCCGCGCGAAGCTGGAGGCGGCGCTGCAGAAGCGCGGCGTGAAGCCGGTGTACGTGGGCAAGTTCAAGATCAAGGACACGGACATGACCGCGCAGCTGCAGGAGGCCAAGGCCGCCGGCGCGGACGCGCTGCTGGTCTACGGCATCGGCCCCGAGCTCGCCGCCATCGCCAACTCGCTGGACCGGCTCGGCTGGAAGCCGGACATGATCGGCGGCTGGACCCTGTCCATGCAGGCCTTCATGAAGAACGCGGGCAAGAACGGCAACGGCGCGGTGGCGCCCGTGACCTTCATCGAGGGTGACCTCACCAACCCGAAGCAGCAGAAGTTCGTCGAGGCCTACTACAAGCGCTTCAACGAGAAGCCCATGTCCGTGGCCGTGGCGGCCGCGCAGGGCTACGACTCGCTGTACCTGCTCAAGCAGGCCATCGAGCAGGCCAAGAGCACGGACGGCGACAAGATCCGCCTCGCGCTCGAGGACCTGCAGAAGCCCTTCGAGGGCATCACCGCCACCTACACCAAGCCCTTCAACAGCAAGAACCACGAGGCGGTCACCGAGAAGACCGTGCGCATGGGCGTGGTGAAGGACGGCACCGTGGTGCCCAAGAGCGCGGCCGGCGCACCCAAGAAGTAGCGCCCTCCCGGAGTGCAGCAAGGGCCCTCCCGTGCACGCGCGCGGGGGGCCCGCAGTCCCCGTGGCACCGGTAACGGAGGCGGGATG from Aggregicoccus sp. 17bor-14 encodes the following:
- a CDS encoding ABC transporter substrate-binding protein is translated as MKRVLLSITAALLFAVPASAQIKVGVYGPFTGGSAGMGVSMRNGATLAAEEINKSGGILGKQVVLVARDDEAKNERGGQIMQEFVDKEKVVAVLGPINTGVADSSTRYANEAKVPVIINASAGAKVNELFPQYPENYIFRIAANDLVQTEMVVKEAVDVRGHKKPAILADDTNYGQGGRAKLEAALQKRGVKPVYVGKFKIKDTDMTAQLQEAKAAGADALLVYGIGPELAAIANSLDRLGWKPDMIGGWTLSMQAFMKNAGKNGNGAVAPVTFIEGDLTNPKQQKFVEAYYKRFNEKPMSVAVAAAQGYDSLYLLKQAIEQAKSTDGDKIRLALEDLQKPFEGITATYTKPFNSKNHEAVTEKTVRMGVVKDGTVVPKSAAGAPKK